In the Deinococcus sp. NW-56 genome, GAGAACGCGGGCGTCCAGCCCATACACCTCGCGCAGAAAGGGCGGCGTGATGACCCCGGCGGGGGGACCTTGGGCGACGATCTGCCCGCCCCGCAGGGCGATCACCCGCGTGGCGAAGCGGCTGGCCTGCGAGAGGTCGTGCAGCACCATCAGCAGGGTCATGCCGCGCTCGGTGGCAAGGCGCTGGAGGAGGTGCAGGGCCTCGTGCGCGTGGGCGAGGTCGAGGTAGGTCGTGGGTTCGTCGAGGAGCAGCACGCGCGGTTCTTGCACCAGCGCCATCGCGATCCAGGCCCGTTGCCGCTCGCCCCCGGAGAGGCCGTGAACCTCCCGCTCCGCGAGGTGGGTGATCCCGGTATCACGCAGCGCCTGTTCGACGAGGTCACGGTCGCTCGTTCCGCCCCCCGACAGCAGCCCCCGGTGCGGAAAACGCCCCCGCGCCACGAGTTCACGCACGGTCACGCCTTCGGGCAGGGCCGGGGCCTGGGGAAGCAGCCCCAGCGAGCGGGCCGCCTCCCGCCGTCCCAGCCGGGCGAGGTCGCGGCCCTCCAGGGAGACCGCCCCCCCGCGCGGCACGAGTTGCCGGGCGAGCAGCCGCAGCAGCGTGCTCTTGCCGCTGCCGTTGGGACCGATCAGGGCGACCCGCTCCCCGGGGGCGAGGTGTAGGTCCAGCCCCGCGATCAGGCCCCCCGGCCCGCCGTGCAGGCCCTGGGCGTCCAGCGCCGCCGTCACGCCCGCCTCCGCAGCAGGTGCAGGAAGTAGGGGGCACCCAGCGCCGCCGTGAGGATGCCCACCGGGAGTTCGGTCGGGTCGAGGAGCAGGCGCGCCCCGGTGTCGGCCACGACGAGCAGCGCCGCCCCCAGCAACCACGACAGAGGGACGACCCGCTCGTGCGCCGCCCCCACGGTCAGCCGGGCGACGTGCGGCACGACCAGCCCCACGAAGCCGATCACCCCACTCGCCGCAACGCTGGCCCCCGCGAGCATCGCCCCCAGGGCCAGCAGCCCCAGCCGCAGCCGCTCGACCCGCAGTCCCAGTCCGTGCGCGAGTTCGTCGCCCAGCGCCAGCACGTTCATCGCCCGCGAGGCGACCAGCGCGGCCACGAGGCCCACCACGCTCCAGGGCAACAGGGCCTGAAGTTCACCCCAACTGCGCCCGGAAAACCCGCCCATCAGCCAGGACATCACGACCGGAAGCGGAGCACTTGACACGCTGAGCAGGGCGTTCGTCGCCGCCCCCAGCAGGCTGGTCAGTGCCACCCCGGCCAGAATCAGCCGCAGCGGCTGCGCACCCTCGCGGTAGGCCAGCCCGTACACCAGAACCGCGCTCAGCAGCGCCCCGGCAAAGGCGCTCAGGGGCAGTGCCGCGAAGTTCCCCGCGAAAAAGGAGAAGGCCAGCACCGCCCCCAGGCCCGCCCCCGCGCTCACCCCGACGAGGTGGGGATCACCCAGCGGGTTGCGCAGGGCCGATTGCAGCAGCACCCCCGCCACCGCGAGGTTGCCCCCCACCACCGCCGCGAGCAGCGCCCGGGGCAGCCGCAGGTCCAGAATCACCGTCCGGGCGAGATCGTCCCCGCCCCCGCGCAGCACCTCCACGATCTGGGCAGGGGAGACCGGGACCGACCCGCGCGTGACCGCCAGCACCAGCGCGGCGAGCAGCGCGGCGAAGGCCCCGGCCAGCCACAGCCCGAAGGTGCCCGGCGACCGCCCGGGGGCTGTGGGGGAGACCGTGACGGACCGGTTCAGCATGAACCCGTGGCCTGAGCGGTCACTTCTGGTAGATGAAGCGGGCGAGTTCGCCGATCGCCTCGGCGGCGCGGGGGCCGGGGCTGGAGAGCACCACCTCGGGGGCGATCTCGTAGACGCGGCCCGACTGCACGGCCCGCAGCTTCTGCCACAGCGGGTTGCGCCGGAAGTCGTCGAGGACGCTGCCCTGCTGCTGCTGGTTGGTGGTGGGCTTGATCACGATGATCACGTCCGGGTTGTCGGCCAGCAGCCGCTCGAAGGAGTAGGGGGTAAAGCCCACGTAGCGCTTGTCGTCCGGCCCCTTGGCGACGTTGCGTGCGCCCAGCGCCGCGATCAGGTTGCCGGTAAAGGACTCCCGCTTGGCCCCGAAAAAGCTCTGGGGCGTGCCCACCAGCGTGAAGACGTTCAGGGGCCGCGACCCGCCCTTGGCGCGGGCCGAGGCCACCGCCGCCCGCAGGTTCTTCTCGGCGCGGGCCGCCTGCCCCGGCTGGCCCAGCCAGGTCCCGAAGCGCTGCAGCATCTCGTACACGTCGTTCACGCTGCTGCTGCCGATGGCGACGACCGGAATGCCCAGCTTTTCCAGGCTGGGGATGAGCTGGCGCTGCGACAGGCTGGAGACGAACACCACGTCGGGGCGGGTAGCCGCGAGGCGTTCGAGGTTGGGGGTGTAGCTCAGGCCCACCTCGGGCACCTTCAGGGCCGCCTGGGGGTACGTCGCGCTGCTGGGCCGGGCGACGGGCGTCACCCCGACCGCGAACACGCCCTCGACCAGAAACGGGCTGAGCGCCGCCACCCGCTTGGGCGCGTCGGGAATGGTGACCTGACGGCCGAGGTCGTCGGTGATCGTGCGAGCCTGGGCGGACCCCAGCGCGGCGAGGGTCAGCAAAAGGAACTTGCGAGACGGTGTATTCATCGGGCGCTAATCTAGTCCGCCAAGGCGGGACGATTGGCCGTGTCTGACCGGTCGGTCTGAGGGCGACGCTGGGCCTTCCCGCCGTGGTGCCCCCGTCGTTCCCGCTGGGCACACCGCAGGAACCGGGCCTGGCAGTTCCGGACGAGGGGCCGTCGCGCCTCGCCTCCTCTGCCTGCCGATGCCCCTTTACAGAGGCTGAACATGGCGCCGCTAGCTTCGGGCCATGCCGTTTCAGCCTCTCCTGATCCCCCTCGCCGCCCTGA is a window encoding:
- a CDS encoding ABC transporter substrate-binding protein — its product is MNTPSRKFLLLTLAALGSAQARTITDDLGRQVTIPDAPKRVAALSPFLVEGVFAVGVTPVARPSSATYPQAALKVPEVGLSYTPNLERLAATRPDVVFVSSLSQRQLIPSLEKLGIPVVAIGSSSVNDVYEMLQRFGTWLGQPGQAARAEKNLRAAVASARAKGGSRPLNVFTLVGTPQSFFGAKRESFTGNLIAALGARNVAKGPDDKRYVGFTPYSFERLLADNPDVIIVIKPTTNQQQQGSVLDDFRRNPLWQKLRAVQSGRVYEIAPEVVLSSPGPRAAEAIGELARFIYQK
- a CDS encoding iron ABC transporter permease, yielding MLNRSVTVSPTAPGRSPGTFGLWLAGAFAALLAALVLAVTRGSVPVSPAQIVEVLRGGGDDLARTVILDLRLPRALLAAVVGGNLAVAGVLLQSALRNPLGDPHLVGVSAGAGLGAVLAFSFFAGNFAALPLSAFAGALLSAVLVYGLAYREGAQPLRLILAGVALTSLLGAATNALLSVSSAPLPVVMSWLMGGFSGRSWGELQALLPWSVVGLVAALVASRAMNVLALGDELAHGLGLRVERLRLGLLALGAMLAGASVAASGVIGFVGLVVPHVARLTVGAAHERVVPLSWLLGAALLVVADTGARLLLDPTELPVGILTAALGAPYFLHLLRRRA
- a CDS encoding ABC transporter ATP-binding protein; its protein translation is MTAALDAQGLHGGPGGLIAGLDLHLAPGERVALIGPNGSGKSTLLRLLARQLVPRGGAVSLEGRDLARLGRREAARSLGLLPQAPALPEGVTVRELVARGRFPHRGLLSGGGTSDRDLVEQALRDTGITHLAEREVHGLSGGERQRAWIAMALVQEPRVLLLDEPTTYLDLAHAHEALHLLQRLATERGMTLLMVLHDLSQASRFATRVIALRGGQIVAQGPPAGVITPPFLREVYGLDARVLPDPETGTLLIIPRS